The following coding sequences lie in one Listeria ivanovii subsp. londoniensis genomic window:
- a CDS encoding PTS sugar transporter subunit IIB — MIQFLRVDHRLLHGQVAVSWFNALDVNTILVANDGVAADDFRKSAIRLAKPEAAKLVMKSIDESIASINSGVTDKYNLLVVVESVGDAYKLIKGTNGKIPMLNLGGTKQREGTTNFSKAINLTAEEVEKLQELQKDAIDVFMQQVPNEKKVNFEA; from the coding sequence ATGATTCAATTTCTACGTGTAGATCACCGTTTACTTCATGGGCAAGTAGCAGTTTCCTGGTTTAATGCATTAGATGTTAATACAATTTTAGTGGCAAATGATGGGGTGGCTGCAGATGATTTTCGTAAATCTGCTATTCGTCTTGCTAAACCCGAAGCTGCAAAACTAGTGATGAAGAGTATTGACGAAAGTATTGCTTCCATCAATTCAGGTGTTACCGACAAATATAATTTATTAGTTGTGGTGGAATCAGTTGGAGACGCTTACAAATTAATAAAAGGAACAAATGGTAAGATTCCAATGCTGAATTTAGGCGGCACAAAACAAAGAGAAGGAACAACCAATTTCTCGAAAGCAATCAATTTAACTGCCGAAGAAGTAGAAAAACTACAAGAACTACAAAAAGACGCTATTGATGTTTTCATGCAACAAGTACCGAATGAGAAAAAAGTGAATTTTGAAGCATAA
- a CDS encoding GntR family transcriptional regulator, protein MEYKDLSPAVQSEEQLRQLIQEKTARGELDFPSERTLEAELGVSRTTLRRSLDTLEKEAVIQKRSRKGIAINPKQTINILKMNSMSSQLPSDQTVTVLSSEITKGVKEVNHFLTTDIKNSLYNLVRLRNVEGRPFSYEISYLDSARFPGIEQIDLNNTSLYHVLEEHFQIKPTYGREELRFVSANEDLADVLKVKEQTPLFEVVSKAFDQNDEPFEYSKQYLIGDQIKYKINAKNIFDYLEDE, encoded by the coding sequence ATGGAATACAAAGATTTATCGCCTGCTGTACAGAGTGAAGAACAATTAAGGCAACTCATTCAAGAAAAGACAGCAAGGGGCGAATTAGATTTTCCGTCCGAAAGAACACTTGAAGCGGAATTAGGAGTAAGTAGAACCACGTTAAGAAGGTCACTTGATACCCTTGAAAAAGAAGCAGTCATCCAAAAAAGAAGTCGTAAAGGAATTGCAATTAATCCAAAACAAACGATTAATATTTTGAAGATGAATTCAATGAGTAGCCAGTTGCCATCTGACCAAACTGTTACTGTACTTTCGAGTGAAATAACAAAAGGTGTCAAAGAAGTAAACCATTTTTTAACAACAGACATAAAAAATTCGCTTTATAACTTGGTCAGATTGCGGAACGTTGAAGGAAGACCTTTTTCTTATGAAATATCGTATCTAGATAGCGCACGTTTTCCAGGAATTGAACAAATAGATTTAAATAACACATCGCTTTACCATGTGTTAGAAGAACACTTCCAGATAAAACCTACATATGGACGCGAGGAATTACGCTTTGTATCAGCGAATGAAGACTTGGCAGATGTGTTAAAAGTCAAAGAGCAAACACCGCTTTTTGAAGTAGTGAGTAAGGCATTTGACCAAAATGACGAGCCGTTTGAGTACAGTAAACAATATCTAATTGGTGATCAAATTAAGTATAAAATCAACGCGAAAAATATATTTGATTACTTGGAGGATGAGTGA
- a CDS encoding GntR family transcriptional regulator, whose translation MSAKKPLFEVIAYELREKINRDEYKAGMLMPSESELQEIFSSSRTTIRRAVDLLVAEGLVVRKNGIGLYVEPKLTAQNILEMTGVMKNDTKEDAKKDIKDFYVRKAGTFYAEKFGIKENELVYSVKFIQKNEHTVTLDRLILPLGLYPDLQVKDLHIINIIELVNSGKYKLFELEQELQLVLAGNEQMKYMHLKENDPVFKLSSLFYAENQLPIAIQYHYEDAESTKYVVDFN comes from the coding sequence ATGAGCGCTAAAAAGCCACTATTCGAAGTGATAGCTTACGAGTTAAGAGAGAAAATTAATCGCGATGAATATAAAGCGGGAATGCTTATGCCGAGTGAATCAGAACTGCAAGAAATTTTTTCTAGTAGCAGGACTACGATTCGTCGAGCTGTTGATTTATTAGTCGCGGAAGGCTTAGTTGTACGTAAAAATGGCATTGGCTTATATGTCGAACCAAAATTAACTGCGCAAAACATTTTAGAAATGACAGGCGTTATGAAAAATGATACCAAGGAAGATGCCAAGAAAGATATTAAAGATTTTTATGTTCGCAAAGCCGGCACTTTCTACGCGGAAAAGTTTGGCATAAAAGAAAACGAACTAGTTTATTCCGTTAAATTTATTCAAAAGAATGAACACACTGTTACGCTTGATCGCTTGATTTTACCACTCGGTTTATATCCTGATTTACAAGTAAAAGATCTTCACATTATCAACATTATCGAACTTGTTAATTCGGGTAAATATAAATTATTTGAGCTTGAGCAGGAACTTCAACTTGTTTTAGCTGGCAATGAGCAAATGAAATATATGCATTTAAAAGAAAATGATCCTGTTTTTAAACTAAGTAGTCTTTTTTATGCCGAAAATCAATTGCCTATTGCTATTCAATATCATTATGAAGATGCTGAGTCAACCAAATATGTAGTTGATTTTAACTAA
- a CDS encoding PTS sugar transporter subunit IIA, which produces MKAIFVCTHGNAAKELIHSAEMICGIQENTSFVSFDEGESAENLQTKIVAEVEKLDLTEGILFLTDLKGGTPFNVLVQLLADYHQTELVTGVNIPLLLEVFLGRATFTLAELAKQATDTGKLGIYQYVTPVEEVEEDF; this is translated from the coding sequence ATGAAAGCAATTTTTGTTTGCACACACGGGAATGCCGCAAAAGAATTAATTCATTCAGCTGAAATGATTTGCGGTATTCAAGAAAATACAAGTTTTGTATCGTTTGATGAAGGTGAATCAGCTGAAAATCTACAGACGAAAATAGTCGCTGAAGTGGAAAAACTCGATTTGACAGAAGGGATTTTATTTCTAACTGATTTAAAAGGTGGTACCCCGTTCAATGTTTTAGTTCAGCTTTTAGCGGATTATCACCAAACAGAACTTGTCACCGGAGTCAATATCCCGTTGTTACTAGAAGTGTTTTTAGGTAGAGCAACATTTACTTTAGCTGAACTAGCAAAACAAGCAACTGACACAGGCAAGTTGGGGATTTATCAATATGTCACCCCGGTGGAAGAAGTAGAAGAAGATTTTTAG
- a CDS encoding SIS domain-containing protein: protein MKNMDYYIRSEQAVYQHIIENRKVLLQELLEMKHQDYRAVVIFATGSSSNAAFAAELYMSAKLQIPVYVEEPSVSANYMLHLNKDTLYIAISQGGHSYSTIHVVEEIERSGGTVFTLTSDLESPIAKKATNVISMGMDKEEMPYVTLGYSATILILNLLALEMAELQGKVQAIDYETDLSEIEIIAHELPQVIEKAASWVDTHTAELMEAKRIFFIGYGAAYGVAREGETKVTETIRITAFGKELEEYMHGPYIGLAPEDYIIFIEPQGLLENRADKLKNFLAGHVEKVRTIYAGVGKKETADLALNLQVNELLTPLFMTIPVHLLSFKISQEKNVNLEISAFPEFDEITKSKI from the coding sequence ATGAAAAATATGGATTATTACATTAGGTCAGAACAAGCGGTTTATCAGCATATTATAGAAAATCGTAAAGTACTTTTACAAGAGTTACTCGAAATGAAACATCAAGATTATCGAGCTGTCGTTATTTTTGCAACAGGATCTAGTTCGAATGCGGCCTTTGCAGCAGAGCTTTATATGAGCGCAAAACTACAAATTCCAGTTTATGTGGAAGAGCCATCTGTTTCGGCAAATTATATGTTGCATCTGAATAAAGACACATTGTACATCGCCATTTCGCAAGGTGGGCATAGTTACTCAACTATTCATGTAGTGGAGGAAATTGAACGCAGCGGTGGAACAGTCTTCACACTCACAAGCGATTTAGAAAGTCCAATCGCTAAAAAAGCAACCAATGTAATTAGTATGGGAATGGATAAGGAAGAGATGCCTTATGTCACGCTTGGCTATAGCGCCACCATCCTTATTTTAAACCTATTAGCGCTTGAAATGGCAGAGTTACAAGGAAAAGTCCAAGCTATTGATTACGAAACTGATCTTAGTGAAATCGAAATAATTGCTCATGAGTTACCCCAAGTTATTGAAAAAGCAGCAAGTTGGGTTGATACGCATACTGCGGAATTAATGGAAGCAAAACGAATCTTTTTCATCGGATACGGTGCGGCATATGGGGTTGCTCGTGAGGGAGAAACAAAGGTAACAGAAACCATTCGTATCACGGCTTTTGGTAAGGAATTAGAAGAGTACATGCATGGCCCGTATATCGGTTTAGCACCAGAAGATTATATTATTTTCATCGAACCACAAGGACTGCTTGAAAATAGAGCCGACAAATTAAAAAATTTTTTAGCAGGGCATGTTGAAAAAGTTCGGACAATCTATGCTGGGGTAGGTAAAAAAGAAACAGCTGATTTAGCGCTTAATTTGCAAGTGAATGAGCTACTTACTCCGCTATTTATGACGATTCCGGTCCATTTATTATCTTTTAAAATCTCTCAAGAAAAAAATGTAAACCTAGAAATATCTGCTTTTCCAGAATTTGATGAAATAACAAAATCCAAAATATAA
- a CDS encoding ABC transporter substrate-binding protein codes for MKKKWGVIVASLCLLLGLSACGSDEQADANEVPTLKWYMIGTPQKDTKEVMEEVNKYTEEKIGVKVEMTQIDWGDYGKRMQTVINSGENFDIAYAAAGEFVSYSQKGAFLPLNKYLDKEGKKMKAELNDVLWEGATIDGNIYGVPSNKEVGEQQVYVFNKDLVDKYKMDVTKVKDFSDLEPMLKTIKENEPSITPIGGNKDFKPAFSYDYLIDNAVPLPFAVDQYEDTGEIVNFYEQKDTLETLKSLHSYYQKGYVTKDIATSTDPWSYDKENWFVRIEKYQPYAENIWDKNTGGKYKVVTQPIAETPIIKNNSVTGAIQAVSVTSQHPEEAVKFLDLLNTDEYLRNLVDKGIEGTHYKELEDGKIQDLPARVERYSMPTYALGNHFILKLYEDEPADKWDQFKAFNDKSVASPGLGFYFDSSKVRTEIASITNVCNEFAPALLTGTVDPVEYTAKFKDKLNDAGMKKVMKEMQKQYDDYRTSQE; via the coding sequence ATGAAAAAGAAATGGGGAGTAATCGTTGCATCACTTTGCTTGTTGCTCGGACTAAGTGCTTGTGGAAGTGATGAGCAGGCTGATGCAAATGAAGTTCCGACATTGAAATGGTACATGATAGGAACACCGCAGAAAGACACGAAAGAAGTCATGGAAGAAGTAAATAAATATACCGAAGAAAAAATTGGTGTTAAAGTAGAAATGACCCAAATTGATTGGGGGGATTACGGCAAACGAATGCAAACGGTCATTAACTCAGGTGAAAACTTCGATATTGCTTATGCTGCTGCAGGAGAATTTGTTTCTTATTCACAAAAAGGCGCTTTCTTACCACTTAACAAGTATTTAGATAAGGAAGGCAAGAAAATGAAAGCCGAGTTAAATGACGTACTATGGGAAGGAGCAACAATTGATGGTAACATTTATGGCGTGCCATCCAACAAAGAAGTCGGCGAACAACAAGTGTATGTTTTTAATAAAGACTTAGTAGACAAATATAAGATGGACGTTACAAAAGTAAAAGATTTTAGCGACCTTGAGCCAATGCTAAAAACAATAAAAGAAAATGAACCAAGTATTACACCAATCGGCGGAAATAAAGATTTTAAACCAGCCTTTTCATATGATTATCTAATTGATAACGCAGTACCACTTCCGTTTGCAGTAGATCAATATGAAGATACTGGAGAAATCGTGAACTTCTATGAGCAAAAAGATACTCTTGAAACCCTTAAATCACTTCATAGTTATTATCAAAAAGGTTATGTAACAAAAGATATTGCAACTTCAACAGATCCATGGTCTTATGATAAGGAAAACTGGTTTGTACGTATTGAAAAATATCAACCATACGCAGAAAATATTTGGGACAAAAATACTGGTGGTAAATATAAAGTAGTGACACAACCAATTGCCGAAACACCAATTATCAAAAATAATTCCGTAACAGGAGCAATTCAAGCAGTATCCGTTACAAGTCAACATCCAGAAGAAGCAGTGAAATTCCTCGATTTACTAAACACAGATGAATACCTGCGTAACCTTGTGGATAAGGGTATTGAAGGAACCCATTATAAAGAATTAGAAGATGGCAAAATTCAAGACTTACCAGCTCGAGTAGAACGTTATAGCATGCCTACCTATGCACTTGGAAATCATTTTATCTTGAAGCTATATGAAGACGAACCTGCTGATAAGTGGGATCAATTCAAAGCATTCAATGATAAATCAGTTGCATCACCAGGACTTGGATTCTACTTTGATTCTTCCAAAGTAAGAACCGAAATAGCTTCGATTACTAATGTTTGTAATGAATTTGCCCCAGCGCTTCTTACCGGAACGGTTGATCCAGTAGAATATACAGCGAAATTCAAAGACAAACTAAACGATGCTGGAATGAAAAAAGTAATGAAAGAAATGCAAAAACAATACGATGATTACCGCACGTCACAAGAATAA
- a CDS encoding PTS system mannose/fructose/sorbose family transporter subunit IID, which produces MKMKSSDVLTKKDLMKVFWRSFTMEWSWNYERQSNMGYGFSMLPALNKILKNDKEKRISSYQRHLEFYNVTPWLSTFPLGISIAMEEQSAKDETFDTDSINNIKVALMGPLSGIGDSFFWGTLRVIATGIGTSLALQGNILGPILFLLIFNIPAILTRYYGLFIGYNIGANFIEKIQKTGLMDKLSYGASIIGLGVVGAMVATMVNINMPMKFGSGDEAVTVQSVFDGIVPGILALAFTFFIFWLDKKGLKAHWILLLIAGIGILGAYTGLLK; this is translated from the coding sequence ATGAAGATGAAGAGTTCTGATGTACTAACGAAAAAAGATTTAATGAAAGTTTTTTGGCGCTCGTTCACGATGGAATGGTCATGGAACTATGAACGACAATCCAACATGGGTTATGGCTTTTCGATGCTACCAGCACTGAACAAAATCTTGAAGAATGACAAAGAAAAACGAATTTCGTCTTATCAAAGGCATTTAGAATTTTATAATGTGACACCATGGCTTTCTACTTTTCCACTTGGGATTTCGATTGCAATGGAAGAACAATCAGCGAAAGATGAGACATTTGATACAGATTCTATCAATAATATCAAAGTAGCGTTGATGGGACCACTAAGCGGTATTGGTGATTCCTTTTTCTGGGGAACATTACGAGTTATCGCAACTGGGATTGGAACTTCACTTGCATTACAAGGAAATATTTTAGGACCGATTTTGTTCCTTCTTATTTTCAATATTCCAGCTATTCTGACTCGTTATTATGGTTTATTCATTGGTTACAATATTGGTGCAAACTTTATTGAAAAAATCCAAAAGACTGGGTTGATGGATAAATTATCTTACGGCGCGTCGATTATTGGTTTAGGTGTTGTTGGAGCTATGGTCGCCACGATGGTTAACATCAATATGCCAATGAAATTTGGTTCAGGAGATGAAGCCGTAACGGTTCAAAGTGTTTTCGACGGTATCGTCCCTGGGATTTTAGCGTTAGCATTTACATTCTTTATTTTTTGGTTAGATAAAAAAGGTTTGAAAGCACATTGGATTCTGCTATTAATCGCAGGAATTGGTATTTTAGGTGCTTATACAGGCTTATTAAAATAA
- a CDS encoding SIS domain-containing protein, translating into MLKFDEQKVLENMEGALKLRPQINEIVDEIQNRGFSNICWLGIGGTYASAMQAVVHMKEKTALETFYENAAVFLTTGNKRVTKDTLVVISSVTGSTEEVVDAVKKCNEIGATVFGFIDKSEAELAKLVDHLISYPLNEQLKFFMVADRFMYLAGEFDEYDEFYDEMDQHFAKGIVAVEKSADEFGKAFAQKHHQDDIHYFVGAGNQWGATYSYAMCYWEEQHWIKTKSIEAHEFFHGMFEIVEHDTPVTIYVTEDSQRSLSERVVKFIPQICANYTVIDAKDYELPGISPKFRGALSPFIIHAVNNRIDVHVEQINCHPMEIRRYYRQLDY; encoded by the coding sequence GTGTTAAAGTTTGATGAACAAAAAGTGTTGGAAAATATGGAAGGGGCGTTAAAATTACGTCCACAAATTAATGAAATAGTTGATGAAATTCAAAATCGTGGTTTCAGTAATATTTGCTGGCTCGGAATTGGTGGAACTTATGCGTCTGCCATGCAAGCGGTTGTTCATATGAAAGAAAAAACAGCACTTGAAACTTTTTATGAAAATGCAGCAGTGTTTTTAACAACTGGAAATAAACGAGTGACAAAAGATACGTTAGTTGTCATTTCGTCTGTCACAGGTAGCACGGAAGAAGTAGTAGACGCCGTAAAAAAATGTAATGAAATTGGTGCAACCGTATTCGGATTCATTGATAAAAGTGAGGCAGAACTTGCGAAATTGGTGGACCACTTAATTTCTTATCCATTAAACGAACAACTGAAATTCTTCATGGTCGCTGATCGGTTCATGTACTTAGCAGGAGAATTTGACGAGTATGATGAATTTTACGATGAAATGGATCAACATTTTGCCAAAGGGATTGTAGCGGTAGAAAAATCAGCGGACGAATTTGGAAAAGCTTTTGCGCAGAAACACCACCAAGATGACATTCACTATTTTGTTGGAGCGGGAAATCAGTGGGGCGCAACTTATTCATACGCAATGTGTTACTGGGAAGAACAACACTGGATTAAAACAAAATCAATTGAAGCGCATGAATTTTTCCACGGAATGTTTGAAATTGTCGAACACGATACACCTGTAACTATTTATGTAACAGAAGATAGCCAGCGCTCGCTTAGTGAACGAGTAGTGAAATTCATTCCACAAATTTGTGCTAATTACACGGTGATTGACGCTAAAGATTATGAGCTACCAGGGATTTCACCAAAATTCAGAGGAGCACTTTCACCATTTATTATCCATGCAGTCAATAATCGAATTGATGTCCATGTGGAGCAAATTAACTGCCATCCAATGGAAATTAGAAGATATTATCGTCAGCTAGACTATTAA
- the alsS gene encoding acetolactate synthase AlsS — protein sequence MLKLEKEQEQEKKVNQGKSGADLVVDSLINQGVTHVFGIPGAKIDKVFDVMENRGPELIVSRHEQNAAFMAAAIGRLTGKPGVVLVTSGPGASNLATGLVTATAEGDPVVAIAGNVTRQDRLKRTHQSMDNAALFRPITKYSEEVIHAESIPEAITNAFRSATEPNQGAAFISLPQDIVNETNVPVKAIRPLAKPENGPASKEQVAKLISRLKKAKLPVLLLGMRASSPEVTGAIRRLLQKTSIPVVETFQAAGVISRDLEENFFGRVGLFRNQPGDILLNKADLVITVGYDPIEYDPKAWNASGDRTIVHIDDIRADIDHYYQPVTELVGNIALTLARVNAKFGGLELADKELETLKKLHNKLEERDVPPVSDETNRVHPLSVIQTLRSAIDDNVTVTVDVGSHYIWMARHFRSYEPRRLLFSNGMQTLGVALPWGIAATLVHPGEKVVSISGDGGFLFSAMELETAVRLHAPLVHLVWNDGSYDMVAFQQKMKYGKEAAVRFGDVDIVKFAESFGAKGLRVTKPEELADVLKEALDSEGPVVVDIPIDYRDNIKLGETILPDQFY from the coding sequence ATGTTGAAATTAGAAAAAGAACAAGAACAAGAAAAAAAAGTAAACCAAGGGAAATCTGGCGCAGATTTAGTTGTCGATAGCTTGATTAATCAAGGTGTAACACATGTATTTGGGATTCCGGGCGCAAAAATTGACAAAGTATTCGATGTCATGGAGAATCGTGGTCCAGAATTGATTGTTAGTCGACATGAACAAAACGCTGCTTTTATGGCTGCGGCAATTGGTCGCTTAACTGGAAAGCCAGGGGTTGTTTTAGTTACAAGTGGACCAGGTGCGTCTAATCTTGCAACAGGGCTTGTAACTGCAACTGCTGAAGGCGATCCTGTAGTGGCGATTGCTGGAAATGTAACTAGACAAGATCGACTTAAAAGAACCCACCAATCGATGGATAACGCTGCTCTCTTCCGTCCAATCACTAAATATAGCGAAGAAGTTATCCACGCGGAAAGCATACCAGAAGCAATCACTAACGCATTTCGTTCAGCAACTGAGCCTAATCAAGGTGCAGCTTTCATCAGTTTGCCGCAAGATATTGTTAATGAAACAAATGTACCTGTAAAAGCAATTCGTCCACTAGCAAAACCAGAAAATGGCCCAGCATCAAAAGAACAAGTGGCAAAATTAATTTCCCGCCTAAAAAAAGCAAAATTGCCAGTTTTATTACTAGGCATGCGCGCTTCTAGTCCGGAAGTAACAGGTGCGATTCGTCGTTTGCTTCAAAAAACAAGTATTCCGGTAGTCGAAACATTCCAAGCAGCGGGAGTTATCTCGCGTGATTTAGAGGAGAATTTCTTTGGCCGTGTAGGATTGTTCCGTAATCAACCTGGAGATATCCTTCTTAACAAAGCTGATTTAGTTATTACAGTTGGTTATGACCCAATTGAATACGATCCAAAAGCTTGGAATGCATCTGGAGATCGAACTATTGTCCACATAGATGATATTCGTGCGGATATTGATCACTATTACCAACCGGTCACAGAACTAGTGGGAAATATAGCACTAACTTTGGCCCGTGTTAATGCTAAATTTGGTGGGTTAGAGCTAGCGGATAAAGAATTAGAAACTTTAAAAAAACTTCATAATAAATTAGAAGAAAGAGATGTTCCACCTGTTAGTGATGAAACGAATCGTGTTCACCCGCTATCCGTTATTCAAACGCTTCGTTCCGCTATTGACGATAATGTTACAGTAACGGTAGATGTTGGTTCGCATTATATTTGGATGGCTCGTCATTTCCGTTCCTATGAACCACGCCGACTGCTTTTCAGTAATGGAATGCAAACGCTTGGTGTGGCCCTTCCTTGGGGGATTGCAGCAACGCTCGTTCATCCGGGTGAAAAAGTTGTTTCAATATCGGGGGATGGTGGATTCCTGTTTTCGGCAATGGAACTTGAAACGGCAGTTAGATTGCACGCGCCTCTTGTTCATCTAGTTTGGAATGATGGTAGCTACGACATGGTTGCCTTCCAGCAAAAAATGAAATACGGCAAAGAAGCAGCTGTTCGTTTCGGTGATGTAGATATTGTGAAATTCGCGGAAAGCTTTGGGGCAAAAGGACTTAGAGTAACAAAACCAGAAGAGTTAGCTGATGTTTTAAAAGAGGCGCTTGATTCAGAAGGACCGGTAGTCGTGGATATCCCAATTGATTATCGTGATAATATCAAACTTGGAGAAACTATACTACCAGATCAATTTTATTAA
- a CDS encoding aldo/keto reductase, with product MEYVKFGNTGMDVSKICLGTMGFGDKEKWVHKWVLDEENSRPIIKKALDLGINFFDTANIYSYGESEKIVGRALKDYASRDDIVLATKVHSTMRPGHPNSSGLSRKAILSEIDQSLKRLETDYVDLYIIHRFDENTPIEETMEAMHDVVKSGKARYIGASAMYAWQFQKAQRVAEKNGWTKFVSMQNHYNLIYREEEREMIPFCRDEKIAITPYSPLASGRLTRDFAETTYRSETDAVQKSKYDGTQDSDKGIIERVAELAEKHQVTRDKIALAWMLTKQGITSPIIGAQKERHLESAVAALDIKLSETEVGYLEELYIPHPVVGALPIKK from the coding sequence ATGGAATATGTAAAATTTGGAAATACTGGGATGGACGTTTCAAAAATTTGCCTAGGAACAATGGGATTTGGTGACAAAGAAAAATGGGTGCATAAATGGGTTTTAGACGAAGAGAATAGTCGACCAATTATAAAAAAAGCGCTAGATTTAGGAATTAACTTCTTTGATACAGCAAATATTTATTCCTATGGGGAAAGTGAAAAAATTGTTGGTCGAGCCTTGAAAGATTATGCTAGTAGGGATGATATTGTACTTGCCACTAAGGTACATTCTACAATGCGACCAGGTCACCCGAATAGCAGTGGTTTATCTAGAAAAGCAATTTTGAGTGAAATTGATCAAAGCTTAAAACGTTTAGAAACAGATTATGTTGATTTATATATCATTCATCGTTTTGATGAAAATACACCAATTGAAGAAACAATGGAAGCGATGCATGATGTTGTGAAGTCAGGGAAAGCTCGTTATATTGGTGCTAGTGCAATGTATGCTTGGCAATTCCAAAAAGCACAACGCGTTGCTGAAAAAAATGGTTGGACAAAATTTGTTTCGATGCAAAATCATTATAATTTGATTTACCGCGAAGAAGAACGGGAAATGATTCCGTTTTGTCGGGATGAAAAAATTGCGATAACACCATATAGCCCGCTTGCTTCTGGAAGGCTAACTCGTGACTTTGCTGAAACTACTTATCGGTCAGAAACGGATGCCGTTCAAAAATCTAAATATGATGGTACTCAAGATTCAGACAAAGGAATTATCGAGCGTGTGGCTGAATTAGCGGAGAAACATCAAGTGACCAGAGATAAAATTGCTCTAGCTTGGATGTTAACTAAACAAGGAATTACTTCTCCAATTATCGGAGCACAAAAAGAAAGACATCTGGAAAGTGCAGTAGCAGCACTTGATATTAAACTTTCGGAAACAGAAGTAGGCTACTTAGAAGAACTATATATTCCCCATCCAGTGGTCGGAGCATTGCCGATAAAAAAATAA
- a CDS encoding PTS mannose/fructose/sorbose/N-acetylgalactosamine transporter subunit IIC — translation MEQLGTALLLALAAMLANGEYLFGSSMLSRPLVTCTLAGLIMGDVQMGIVMGATLELAFVGSFSIGASIPPEIISGSILGTAFAISTGESTAVALALGIPIASLVLVVKNLCFIFVLPYFVHKADKYALEGNSKGISRMQLLGGFLSINLPIGIIVATSYLVGSPVIQNVLDAIPAFVIAGLGIATGLLPAYGFALLLKLMVNKKNAVFFVFGFALAVYLKVPVTGVAIFGACLALILTGYATLKNNDHNGPSGGNREPALANDGGINYEDEEF, via the coding sequence ATGGAACAATTAGGAACAGCGCTTTTGCTTGCACTCGCAGCCATGCTTGCAAATGGTGAGTATTTGTTTGGTTCATCAATGTTATCGCGGCCACTTGTAACATGTACACTTGCAGGGTTAATTATGGGTGATGTGCAGATGGGGATTGTTATGGGAGCGACTTTAGAATTAGCTTTTGTAGGTTCATTTTCCATTGGCGCATCCATTCCACCAGAAATTATTTCAGGGAGTATTTTAGGGACAGCATTTGCCATTTCTACGGGCGAAAGTACAGCAGTAGCACTTGCACTTGGTATTCCAATCGCTTCATTAGTATTAGTTGTTAAAAATTTATGTTTCATTTTTGTATTACCTTATTTTGTACATAAGGCAGATAAGTATGCTTTAGAGGGTAATTCAAAAGGGATAAGTCGAATGCAGCTCTTGGGTGGTTTCTTATCTATCAATTTACCAATCGGGATTATTGTTGCCACATCTTATCTTGTTGGTAGCCCCGTTATCCAAAATGTCCTTGATGCAATTCCAGCTTTTGTTATTGCTGGCTTAGGCATTGCAACTGGTTTATTACCAGCTTACGGTTTTGCTTTACTTCTCAAATTAATGGTAAACAAAAAGAATGCGGTATTTTTCGTTTTTGGTTTTGCACTCGCAGTTTATTTAAAAGTACCAGTTACAGGAGTAGCCATTTTTGGCGCTTGTTTAGCACTTATTTTGACAGGCTACGCTACACTTAAAAATAATGATCACAACGGACCAAGCGGAGGTAACAGAGAACCAGCACTTGCTAATGATGGAGGGATAAACTATGAAGATGAAGAGTTCTGA